The following proteins are co-located in the Fluviicola sp. genome:
- a CDS encoding glycosyltransferase family 2 protein, producing the protein MQNPDIAVVILNWNGLHFLKQFLPEVIAHSKPFRVVLADNASTDNSVSWTREHFPEMEIVVNASNGGFAKGYNDALKQIRADYYVLLNSDVEVSENWLLPLVETMKDEQVAGCQPKVHAFRNRDTFEHAGASGGFLDKYHYPFCRGRIMDHVETDEGQYDYPSRIFWATGACLMIRAKTYWEAGGLDERFFAHMEEIDLCWRIQRMGLHFEVNPQSVVYHVGGGTLNYMNPKKTFLNFRNSLLMIHKNQRIALTYVLFRRLCFDGLAAFIFLLRGQFPHFWAVFRAHMSFYKHLPSSMKERRKWKKLDTGSHITFYKGSILWALYIQKVTKFKDLNQRKFDL; encoded by the coding sequence GTGCAAAATCCTGACATTGCCGTTGTCATCCTGAACTGGAACGGCCTACACTTCTTAAAACAATTTTTACCCGAGGTCATTGCGCATTCGAAACCTTTTCGGGTGGTGCTTGCAGATAATGCCTCGACCGATAATTCCGTTTCATGGACCCGTGAGCACTTTCCCGAAATGGAAATTGTGGTCAATGCATCCAATGGTGGATTTGCCAAAGGATACAACGATGCGCTGAAGCAAATCCGGGCAGATTATTATGTATTGCTCAACAGCGATGTGGAAGTCAGTGAGAACTGGCTTTTGCCTTTGGTGGAAACGATGAAAGACGAGCAGGTTGCGGGTTGCCAGCCCAAAGTTCATGCTTTCAGGAATCGCGATACTTTTGAGCATGCAGGAGCTTCGGGAGGTTTTCTGGATAAATACCATTATCCTTTTTGCCGCGGCCGCATTATGGATCATGTTGAAACGGACGAAGGCCAATACGATTATCCTTCCAGGATATTCTGGGCAACCGGGGCTTGTCTGATGATACGCGCGAAAACTTACTGGGAAGCAGGCGGATTGGATGAACGTTTCTTTGCCCACATGGAAGAAATTGACCTTTGCTGGCGCATCCAGCGCATGGGACTTCATTTTGAGGTAAATCCGCAAAGTGTCGTGTACCATGTCGGCGGAGGAACCCTCAATTACATGAACCCGAAAAAGACTTTCCTGAACTTCCGGAACAGTCTTTTGATGATCCATAAAAATCAACGGATTGCGCTGACTTATGTCTTGTTCCGGAGATTGTGTTTCGACGGACTGGCGGCTTTCATTTTCCTGTTAAGAGGCCAATTCCCGCACTTTTGGGCAGTTTTCAGGGCGCATATGTCGTTCTACAAACACCTTCCCTCTTCCATGAAAGAACGCAGGAAGTGGAAAAAACTCGACACCGGATCGCACATTACTTTTTACAAAGGCAGTATTCTTTGGGCGCTTTACATCCAAAAAGTGACTAAATTCAAAGATTTGAACCAACGAAAATTTGATCTGTAA